A region of the Oncorhynchus nerka isolate Pitt River linkage group LG9a, Oner_Uvic_2.0, whole genome shotgun sequence genome:
CACCAGACAGGCTAGCTAGGTCATGCTAGAAACTGTGTACAAGCAACATGAGACATTCAAGCGCAAAATTGAAAGGATTCAGCTCTTAAACAGTACGGTAAAATTTCTTGTCAtttcaaaaatattattttgaatCCTGTGGAGAATGTTGGTTGAGATGACGCAGAATGACAGTTAAATGTAAATTGACCATGCCTTGCTTAATTGGCCCTAAGGGATGGATACATAAAGTTGTATTAAAAGGGAGCTCCACACAGCCCACTGACAGGGAGACTGACCTGAGCCATGAGGAACTTGCAGGTGTGGTAGAAGACCTCTGCGTTGTGTGGACACTGGGACAGCGCCCGTAGCCACACCCCAACACCCTGCTCACCATCCCCCTTCCCCACGTACAGGCCTGACAGGGCATCCAACAGGGCACATGAATGCGGGCACAGCGCCAACAGGGACTCACACAGCTCCAGGCCTGCATCGTACCTACAGGGTGCAAGTCAGTTTTATTACATTTTAGTTAAGACTAGCAGAAACATTAAGAGTTTAATGACAACCAtaaaaatgcacacacacaccaacctttTACCCTCGTTGGAATTTGCCTATATGGATAGTGGTAAATTGAAAcatttcttacagaagaaatatgagcAATTGAAAGAGAACAGTTTGGAGCTATTTGGAAAATGATTAGACCAAAAGGTGAGTACACAGTTTGCctgacaagactgaatccaaacataacacttgattttatgtgcattttaaaAGCACACACTTTTTGCCACGTTTGTTGATAACAAAAATCAGAAAATATTCTGGATACATTGATTAACATAAGActattcctggaaaatgtggggtaggtgcaacataacACAACAAGGTTGAGGGAGAGGACTAATTGCTGTCTACAcgtggccacacacctctccaaagtgttcCCAGTTCCTAAGCAATTTCAATGCGCTTATGACAAAGAGCCATTACACTATAAGGTGCTTTGATAAGCTTGCCTAGCCGTGCCATTGAGGAACTACAACAaagccatcacacaattactgtcgtTTACGCAATCCAGAAAAGCGGCAGtatgatttttattttttctcCCCAACTTCatcatatccaattggtagttagtcttgtcccatcgctgcaactcccgtatggactcgggagaggcgaagatcAGGAGCcacgcgtcctccaaaacacaaccccgccaagtcgcactgcttcttgacacaaagcacgcttaacccagaagccagccacaccaatgtgtcagaggaaacgccgtacacctggcgaccgtgtcagcgtgcatgtgcgCAATTGGAGAAGGACATCctggctggccaaaccctcccctgcgtcacctcatgggtctcccagttgcggccggctgcgacagcccaatatcgaaccaggatctgtagcgatgcagtgctttagaccaccAATATGAGTTTTATAAGTTATAAAATACTCTGAtgcagtgttaggctttcacaaggcaattcagagaaacagatcGCAATTCTGGTGCGCAAAGAAATGAGTCCTGAGCTCATTCAGATGCGTGTGGCATGGCAAATGTTCGTCACAATAAACAAACAAGCttattctgttcagaacaacccagggtatgacaccatgtcatcttgacactgtatatgacatgaATTTTAtgatgtgaagtgcacatttggactcacgggtgtttgtcttgcttgtatgacatcaaatcagtatttattataatcctcaacgtctcatctttcaaaatacatggagtcctcttaatttacagcatttccctcactcaggCAACAAAAACATTTTCTAAAGTTGCCCAATTAGTCAGAGGGATCGGGGAAACTTCTTGTCATGTgcggtgctcaagttcagaacggtGAAGCACAGAGACTGAGCTCTGATGTAATTTATAGCaggttactgtacagccactacgTTCCAATTTAGATGCTTATCAGTGTCAAAATCTGCCATTTTTAACCCGTATAAGGGTACAAATGTAAAGGGTTAACAACTTGCATGCCCAATAGTTTAGACAAGCCTGATTTGATTAggttgggcacacacacacacacacacagctatcagaATGCCAGCGTTGAGCTTACCTTCCCAGCAGGCTATAGGTAGTGATGAGGTTAGTGTgtagaggcagacaggccagGGTTCTCTCACTGGGAGGCAGAGTCTGGTCTGTGCACTGTCGCAGTGCATCTAAAGGGTTGAACAAACCAGTATGAAATCaatgcccctctctctcagctgtccaCTACATTTACAGATCTACTGTGCCAGAAAAAATGAAGCCTAGTGACTGAGCGGAAATAGCACAACTACAAATAAACTACCATGAGCagctgtggaaaaagtcaacatAATTGTGTGAAAAAACTAAGTAGGAGACCTGGGAAAAGCATGGACAGTTTCTATGTGGGTGTAGTTGAACCCCGTGTCGATGGTGACGGCTCACCTTCGAACACAGCAATTAGTGTGTCAGGCTCGGTGCGGACGTCGAGCGGTGTTCTCCAGGGCAGGGCGAAGGCCGAGATGCTGACCACCCTGGAGGGGTTGGAGTTAGCCGGGTCGTACAGACTGGCCGGCAGGCGGTCAAACTCAGtcaggtggatgaaggacagccAGACCAGGCAACGGTCACTTATGGTCAGGTAATCAGCAATGCACCGCTCAGTAACTGACTTCAAGGCATTCTGAAATTAACAGGTTATCGTTCACCCTTGAGCATCTTGGGAACCTTGTGCATTTTGTATAGCAGTAGCTAATCTAAGAGGTAGGAGTTTGTTTGGCCTGATTTCAGCAGTAAGGTGTCATATGGCTTGGAACAGAATATTGATGTAGCAGCTATATTGGTGGCGCTCAAGACTGACTTTTTTTGCAGTCTCTTACCTGTAGGATGGCCAGGGCATTCTGTAGCCGGCCTGTGAACACACTGAGTTGGACCCTGTAGAGTAGAGACTCTAATAGCTGGAAGGACAGCCTCTCAGAGAGACCACTAGTCCCCACACAGTCCAGCAGGtactgcagcagacgaccacacacATAGTCCTTCCCCTCAAACAAGCTCTCCGTGGTTAGGTACTAAAGGGGAAAAGACAGCGGTTACATACAGTCCTGCTGATATTCTTCTGTGCTATTTAACAAGGGACTCACTTCtacctggaagaccaggtgtggTCATCTTCAGCCAATCATTAACATCAAGTGTCCAAGGGAAATAAAAACCATCAGTACTGCGAAACCAAAGGTCCTGAACTATGCGCTCTACAAACAGGCCTCAGAGTTGGACACACAAAGCCCTGTAGAGGAAATGCCCCACAGTAGGTCGACAGAGGGTTGGTTGGACATGAGAACTTACACTCCACCAGACTTGGTAGTCGGGGGCGTGCTCCACAGCCATCTCACACATCTCCTGCACCTCATCCCTCTTCCCTCGGcgggagaacagagacaggtaATAGCACCAGATCTCTGGGTTGTCCCGGTTATCTTCCAGGGCCCGAGACAGAGTGTTCAAAGAAGCATCCAGGCACTCAGCCGCTGACCTACAAGGAAGCAACTTAACACATTATGTTGCATATCACATCATATATgcctgtcaatctctcctggctgaaagtgggggagagattgacttcatcactacttgtatttatgagaggtattgtcatgttgaatgcaccgagctgacTGTCTAAACtattagcacacagctcagacacccatgcataccccacaagacatgccacaagaggtctcttcacagtccccagaacagactatgggaggcacacagagccatgactacatggaactctatccgcatcaagtaactgacgcaagcagcaaaattagattttaaaaaacacaccttatggaacagcggggactgtgaagcaacaaacactgacacagacacacacacaataacatatgtactatacatacacatggatttagtactgtacatttctggtagtggtggagtaggagcccgagggcacacagtgtgttgtgaaatctgtgaatgtattgtaatgttttttaaattttacaaacttccttaattttgctggaccccaagaatagtagctgctgcttggcagctaatggggatccataataaatacaaaaacaaatctATTTGCATTTTTCATTCAGGTTAAAAATACACTCAGTGACACAACTTAACACTCCGGAGGCTCAGTATTTGAGGGGCATCCACTTACACTTCTTTCTGGCTGAGGTATTTGAAGGCCAGTTTGATCCAGAGCTGTGTGTTGCGTGGGCTCTCTAGGACACTGGTCTCCAGGTTAGATATGTCGTCAGTTTCACTAATGAAGTAGCGCTTGTCGTCAGGggtcacacacacatccaggGTAGCAGACAGACTTCTCTTGGAACAACCGTCTGTGACAAGGAAGGAAACAGACAAACAGCAGAGGTTTGAGGTCAGATCTCCAGTTCTGCACAACTGAAGAGAGGCAATCACTGTTAGTGCTACTTCCATTATTTACACTGTGCTTCAGATAAGTTGTAATTCTGCTTGGAAGACTGGTTTGTTGCTAGGAGATGAGCCTACTGACTAACCAGTTCTCACCGTATTTGACTGGACCAGTGTCTCTACTCTCGTCCCAGCTGTCGTCCCCTGTGTTTGGGCTAGCCTGGTAAGCGGGCTGAGGCCTCCACCTCCTGAGATCCTTACACGTGGTGAAGGGAGGGACTAGACAAAACACAAGTTGAACAAGTCAGAAGGGTTCTATTCTTGAACATTTTCTAAAAAAGAGATCAACTGCTCAATAGTGTGTTCAACCCTAACTGCTTAGTGTAAGGACAGAGTATGAATGGTATGGAAATCTCACCATGTCTTTTGCTTTCGTTCACTTTGCTGACGAGTAGAACAGCCTTCTGGTCCATCCCCATGCGATCGTTGTTAGCCCCAAACAGCTGTTTTATATACTTCTCTGAAAATAGGACAACAAATCAACCATTGTCAGTAAAAGCCTCATGTATTTCTCATGGAATAGTGAACTTTTTGGAATCCATCGATCACCAATACATACATTCTAAGCTCAATGGTATTTAAACATTGCCAGATAGCAGTGTGGTTCTATCACCTGTGGCAACATTGATGACATCACTAGTACTGCTCTCAGAGCAGCCAATCAGGGCCAGGTTGTACGACAGGATATCCTGGAACAGCTGGTTTCCACCAAAAGTGCAGTTTCTCATGTGCTGCCTAGAAACATAGACCAGATCACCCAAAGGGAGAGGTTGGTTGGTTATAATGAAACAGACATGAGTCTATATTCACATgcctgtttacacacacacacacactaggaggAATGACTTACCACTGGCAGTCATCGTCATTGCATGTGCCCGTGAGGTCAAAGCCACAGAAACACTTTTTGGGCGCTACAACATTGCTGTAAGACACAGAACTGAGTGATAACTTCTCCTTGGTCCGAAAGTATGGACTGAACCTGAAGAAAGGGACAAGATGGAAAGGTTTGATTGATGGCAGGGTGTTGTTCTTGGCACTAGCAATTGGGAGCAACCCTAGCAGTGAATCAGCCACCTACCGATAAGACTTGAAGACCAGGAGAGGGCTGCGATATGGTCCAAACGGGACAGGCTTCAGTTCGGCATGGCCTGATTGGGCAGCCATGGTGTCCACATCCTCCGATATCACCTGCACATCAAAGTAATGAACACAAACCTTTCAGTCTCCCAACCATGGAGAATAAATGAAAAACATAGTTTCAGACACGACACGTGTGCTGTATGCTACAGTAACTGCACATATCAACCAAATAAGAAAACTGTCGAGAGCAATTtttaaaacacacaaaaaaagggAATTTGAATTCTGTGTTTGCGAGGCCAGTTAGTGATATATTATGGTTTACCTTCCCAGAAGGGGGTTTCTCCACAGTGCCTCCTAGCGCCCGtagttcccccagcagcagctCTCCCAGCCTGGCCTGCTGCTGGTCCCTCCTCTGCAGGGCCTCCACCTCTAGCCCCAGGAACAGCTCCCCGGGCCCCGAGGCCTTAACCATGACTGGCTTGGCTGGACTATCCTTGACCAGCCCAGTCCCACCAGAGTCCAGTTTAGGCTTGGTGAAGGAGCCGGTCTCTCTGATGGAGCGTCTACGAACAGTCTGGGCTGAGGGCCTGGCTGTGGCGGCAGGTTCCAAGTCGCTCTCCTCCGTCTCGGTAGGGTCTTCGCTGCTGACCAGGGTGAGTTTATCCTGGGTGAGGTCATGCAGGGAGGGCTGGGGCAGGGGGAAGGGGCTGGTGGGGGGAATGCTGGGGTGGCGAGCcctggggagaggggtggaggtggccTGGGGTAGAGGGGGTTCAGGGACCGCCCTCTGTTGTGGAGAGCCTGGGCCTCCTTTAGTTTCTGGATCTTGAGGGCGTATTCTGACTCCAGCTGCTGCAGACGCTGCTTTTGGGCAAGGAGGTCGGCGAAGTGCCTTTCTGAGCCGCGGGGAGCGACGGAGACTTCCACACACAGACGTTTCACAGGCTGAAGAATGGAGGGTGGGCAGAAAGATGCTTTAGAGAACTTTGGCCTTTACTTACGACTGGTTGGTGTTTGGTAGAAAGGAAACCGGactatacattttgaaacagagGAAGTGTTAGAAgaatatacattttgaaacagagGAAGTGTTAGAACAATAAGTCCAATAAGAGTAATTTTCCGCTTCAAAGCAATTTATGATGTTCCCTAGTGGACATGTCCTTGTTGAACACATTTCTGTGCTTTATCAATCAACAAGGGCCCTGGCATGGTATAGTGTGGGTCGGTAAGGTGTGGTACGGTGCTCACCGAGGAGTGGCTGATGTCCGTGCGTCGTTTCTGACCACTTGGCTTTCTGCCTGCGGCGGCCTGGGCTTGGACCAGCACCTCCTCCAGCTTCAGGCTGTGGTTCTTCTTCACTGACACGCGGTGCTGAACACGATGAACCTACAGGGTGGGAACATACATGACAGATGTTAAAAGGGTGGTAAGAAATtagatatatacatacacacacatatctcATCAGAACCGTGGTTATCTGAATCAGGTGTTGAGTAAAAGccagcacacccagtatctctccaaGGAGGAGGGTTGGCATGACCACACCTGCTATATACACTTCCAAAGGCAACAGAAAAAAGAACGGAATGAAATGTCTTGTCCTTTACAGACATTCCTTTAGCTTGGCATTTCCCCAAACATTACCAGGAGAAACAACTCCTATTCCATCATTCAGCTTCCACTGACTAAAACCCTCAGCCATCCGACTCATTGCTATAAACATGGCCACCCAGGCGCAAATACCTCAGCTAGGAATTTACTTCACAGCTCATTCCCATTTAGTTTCATTCCCTCTGGGTTCCTTCCTGGCTCTTAACTCCCACCTGTTCCTGGAGTCTGTTGAGGAGAGTCTTGTTGGCACTGACTATCTTCTCTGAGGCCAGGAGCTGTTCTTTGACCTTGGCCACTTTGGCCTCAGCTGCCTTCAATGCCTCCTCCTTCTTCTGCTCCTGCTGTAAGAGCTGCCTCAGTATGGCCTCATCCTTCAGGAGCAGGTtcctgagaggaggaggggtagagtgagcggaagggagagagatggaaacctATAAGTCCAAGTAATTCCCTAATGTGAGACAATTACTTAAAATACCATTGTGTTTGGGCATCAGCCTTCATCTAGGTTTTTTTTCCTTCTGGTGTTTGAGGGCCTCACCCGTGTTTGGTCAGCCTAGTCTCTGCCTCGGTCAGCTGCAGCTCGACCGCTGCCTTTGCAGCAAAGTCCACATCAGGATCAGAGCCTGCAGGAGAGGGCACACCTTGGGGACTGTGGTCCTTCAGAATCTTCTGCTTCTCCCTACTTACAtcagacaacaaaaaaaacagattaTTTAGATTTCAGTGAGTGTCATCCACTCTGTTCCATCATTGACATTTTAAAGAAATACCCTCTCACTTTGGTGCCATTAATATTGCACTGAATGTTAATTAATCGTTAATGAATTTCATATCCATAGACAATGCTTGGGTGGAAAAATTATACCTCACTTTGTCAGACCATTCTCTTCAAAAAAAATATACCTGGCTATTTCTTCTTTGAGCAGCTGATACTCTGTCTTCTTCTCTTCAGATAGCGCATCCGGGGTTCTGCCTGGCTTGTTCTCCTTCTCAGGTCCTGAAGTCGGTTTGGGTTTCGCTGCCTGGAAGTTTAGAGAGAAAGAGCATTACAGCCCATCACCCTTTAACCACATACAATTATCACACATCTCAAATTAGGATTCTGCTATTCATATAGAAACTGACAGGTCATCCTCAGAGGCCACACTGTTgggacacacacacgtacgtaccTCTGCGTTCCTGCGTGCCTCCTTGATCATGAACTCCAAGCCTCCAAAGACAGAATGTGTCTGTGTAGAGCTGCTGCAGGCCTCCATGTCTGAGTCACTGTCGTCTGAACCGTTCAGTTGTACCACCACCGCCTTGTGCCGTGGGAGCTGGGGAAACAATCAAACGTATGATTTGAATTGGCCATTGTGATGAATGGGCACCGACTTCACAACTCAAAATCCATTCATCTCAAAATAGGAGTGCCAATCAGGTCACCTCTGTCTTATTATGATCTGAAAGGCAAAATGTATCCTATATCAGCCCTCCTACTCTGAGAAGCTTTGGGATGCAGTCTAAGTTGAGCTTATTGTTCATGGGTGAGAAACCAGAGTGCTCTGGGAACATAGCTGAGGCCGGGGGTCATTGGGCACACGTGCTGCTGTAATGTACTGTCTATGGGACCCCACCCGTGTTGCCTATGGCAGTATCAGAGTGAGTGCCAACGCATTGTTCTcataagacaacactacatggaGTTACTGAGCACAAAGACACCCACGGCCTCCAAATTTATGTTTTACACAGTTCAGCTGGGGGGAAAAAAGTAGAACTTCATTGTTGGAAAATATGACTTTGAAGTTAAAATATTTCAAAAGAGCATATTTTAAAACATGTTTCAGCACATGCAAGACAAGACAGTTTTCCCATTCAGAGAAGAATCATTCACAAATCCACTGACATTTTCTGCATATTTCAATGAGTGTATGAAACGGTTTGGAATATAGGTCAACAAATGGCACCAAATGAACAAAATTGTGGTTGAAAGAGTGAAAGCGCTGCAGGACGTTAAAAAACGTGAACTATTTGAATCTCTACGGTTTCTTCACCTGGCTAGGAGGGTAGATATGTGGCCATCACTCAATGTTTTGATTTCCTCCTATGGTATTATCCTTACCATCAGTGGTAGCCTGGGAAGGTGGTGCCCTCGGCTGAACTTGTTGCTCCATGGCTGGGGTGCAGTGTTGAGGCTGACCACACTAGGGTTGCTCCTGGGCACTGGTTGGACCAGACtgaccaggagggagggagagagggggctgcTGTCAAGGGTCATATCCTACAGGggagaaatacatttttaaagcCAGATTCACCAAGTCCACTGTTCAAAGACATAGTGCTGCTGTAGAACTGGAAAATGATATGACAGAGTTGCCCATCTGATATAGCAGGGTACCGAGATAAGTTTGAACATTGTTTAACACTTGTAAATTAACAGAAGAGTGAAAAATATGCATCTTCTGTTGAGACTAATTAACTTTCCAGAGGATGACTAGGACCTAATGGAACCCTCCTCTACTCCTATCACAATACAGATAACACAGGCATGGCACTTGGTCCTCCTGTGGAGCCATCTAGTGTTATACCTCGGGTAGTGGAACCTTCTTGTTGGCCATGGACATGAGGCAGGTCTCTCTGAGCaacatctcctcttcctcttcctcgtcAGCAAAAGGCGGCTTTGGGGGAGGCTCCAGCTCATCTGGGGGTGGGGGCATTGGGGGTAAGGGTGGAGGGGGCGCAGACGGAATGACGGACAGGAAACGCGGCTGTCCCAAATCCTGGAAAGAAAGAGGAAGCTTGTTAGTTACCCCTTTAAAAGATGCATAGAACAGTCCTTGTTTAGAGTTTGGGGTGGAACGTACCATTCTGCATTGAGTGGGGGAATCCATAGGGAAAGGCATGGGCATGTGACTGAAGCATCCTGGGACCTCAAATGGATCATGTACTGGAGAAGACGCTAAAAGAAAATAACTTAATTTTAGATAAATCAGATTCAGTCGTAGAAATAAAACGGTCAAACATTGCAATAAGAGGCCTGAATTGATCGCCATGTCCTTGGCTATAAACAATCCTTTCAGCATGTTGGATGGGTTCTATAAAATCCCTTTAGATATGTTCAATAGTGCAGTGAGTGCATTGGCAGGTGAGCTGGTTGCTCACCTGGGGAATTGGTCTCACTATCAGTATCCATGGCAACCTCGTCATAGTTGTCGTACTGGTAGAGGTTCCCTGAGGTGTCCAATCCCTGTTTACCAGAAGACTTCCTGGTGTGGTCTCGGTCCTTGGACTGAGATTGAAATGTGTCATTTGTCTGTCTCTCACATGCTCTCTTCTTCAATCATGTTGCATGTTC
Encoded here:
- the LOC115133979 gene encoding LOW QUALITY PROTEIN: zinc finger C3H1 domain-containing protein-like (The sequence of the model RefSeq protein was modified relative to this genomic sequence to represent the inferred CDS: inserted 1 base in 1 codon); the protein is MDSKSINLSPREEGELEDGEICDDDTEENMFAQQQGKKRPSSMNNSNFSRNTRKSKQPARTLLPVVGSQPTDFRLLIPYNRGPHSHSSGFTANHRPQGGPSGPDRPPLGPRCDQSPRSSFWERSHTALDRLRHRGKLDDGRGDWGRGGWGDGCGGGREAGRPPTGRYGPGENHSNKKESPSRNKQKVMMGRNQVRNQQMMHNNNVAKVENVLDESFEDLLTKYKQIQLELECIRKEENLVLKPKDLPAQNESEVSVSIPQTEPLLDANSIPNEAAAEDPPGPEKTEEKRGFQAFNLKPLRQKLLTPAEIDALKTKTEKKDSEKEDSDMEKGQVEPAAIPAATSKGDEEKDGVEKEADKKEGEKDAKICCVCCGRESDYLKKEGEKDTKVCCVCCSKSSEDSTKSPVKPEVKGSNEDEDLSELQLRLLALQSASRKWQQKEQQVMKDSKDKITKAKPSQEKSSSTSSAKPPERGRVTTRSASAASEKAKALANKPQEKAKALANKPQEKAKALANKPQEKTKVGAKPPAEKGKAPVKGYPGRKTVSPGSAAKQAFRKQQLRTWKLQQERDQQEQRRQEERRQEEEERRRREEEIRKIRDLSNQDEQYNRFMKLVGGSKPPRNRSKSKDRDHTRKSSGKQGLDTSGNLYQYDNYDEVAMDTDSETNSPASSPVHDPFEVPGCFSHMPMPFPMDSPTQCRMDLGQPRFLSVIPSAPPPPLPPMPPPPDELEPPPKPPFADEEEEEEMLLRETCLMSMANKKVPLPEDMTLDSSPLSPSLLVSLVQPVPRSNPSVVSLNTAPQPWSNKFSRGHHLPRLPLMLPRHKAVVVQLNGSDDSDSDMEACSSSTQTHSVFGGLEFMIKEARRNAEAAKPKPTSGPEKENKPGRTPDALSEEKKTEYQLLKEEIASREKQKILKDHSPQGVPSPAGSDPDVDFAAKAAVELQLTEAETRLTKHGNLLLKDEAILRQLLQQEQKKEEALKAAEAKVAKVKEQLLASEKIVSANKTLLNRLQEQVHRVQHRVSVKKNHSLKLEEVLVQAQAAAGRKPSGQKRRTDISHSSPVKRLCVEVSVAPRGSERHFADLLAQKQRLQQLESEYALKIQKLKEAQALHNRGXVPEPPLPQATSTPLPRARHPSIPPTSPFPLPQPSLHDLTQDKLTLVSSEDPTETEESDLEPAATARPSAQTVRRRSIRETGSFTKPKLDSGGTGLVKDSPAKPVMVKASGPGELFLGLEVEALQRRDQQQARLGELLLGELRALGGTVEKPPSGKVISEDVDTMAAQSGHAELKPVPFGPYRSPLLVFKSYRFSPYFRTKEKLSLSSVSYSNVVAPKKCFCGFDLTGTCNDDDCQWQHMRNCTFGGNQLFQDILSYNLALIGCSESSTSDVINVATEKYIKQLFGANNDRMGMDQKAVLLVSKVNESKRHVPPFTTCKDLRRWRPQPAYQASPNTGDDSWDESRDTGPVKYDGCSKRSLSATLDVCVTPDDKRYFISETDDISNLETSVLESPRNTQLWIKLAFKYLSQKEVSAAECLDASLNTLSRALEDNRDNPEIWCYYLSLFSRRGKRDEVQEMCEMAVEHAPDYQVWWSYLTTESLFEGKDYVCGRLLQYLLDCVGTSGLSERLSFQLLESLLYRVQLSVFTGRLQNALAILQNALKSVTERCIADYLTISDRCLVWLSFIHLTEFDRLPASLYDPANSNPSRVVSISAFALPWRTPLDVRTEPDTLIAVFEDALRQCTDQTLPPSERTLACLPLHTNLITTYSLLGRYDAGLELCESLLALCPHSCALLDALSGLYVGKGDGEQGVGVWLRALSQCPHNAEVFYHTCKFLMAQEKSSCIAPLFRGFVLSFCDEERSDQQPVDVLRYILGIPTVDILRGAVIKKQLKEQLCHQMPYLNLVHCLWQWVHGNVGEAMDAFERALGAVMPLDVLHKLWIDYLLFTSSKLAGSPSNSRELRVLSDLVQRCLVTVPSRLEVPFSSAQYWSCFRFHNKVVSHYLSSLPHTQHPHVLERLRYTMPTNAELALRLLHQEWQDGNIEHLKFQARMLSSSVPNCLANWKIVIAVERELKERSEVRLLYQQALQNLPLCATLWKDRLLFEAAEGGKTDKLRKLVDKCQEVGVSLSEPLNLCSSKTEGEEH